The Sphingomonas sp. G-3-2-10 DNA window GACGCTCAGGTCGAAGCGGGCACGGAACTCGACTTCCTTGAGCGGTCGCGGCTGCGACTTGTTCTCGCGACGGCCCAGGGTGATGTCGAGCGGGGTGCCGACAGGAATATCGGCCAGCGTGATCGCATCGCCGAGCAGATCGACTACGCGGTCGGCGTCGCCGCCGCCGACTCCGGCGCGCTGGAGCGCGCCCATCAGCGTGCCGCCCGAAGCGAGCTTGGCGACGGTATTGATCTCCGGGCGCTCGGGCGTGTCGCTCAGCGGCGCAACCAGGCCGGTCGCGGCCATGTGACGCCCGCTCTTGGCGCCCTGCGCCAGCGGCGCGATCGCCTGAGCCTTGGCGGCTTCGCGTTCGGCGCCCTGCAGCGCGGCGGGCACATAGCCGTAGATCGGGTTCTCGAAGCCGGGCGAAGCAAGGAATGTCAGCGCGCACAGACCGATGCAGGTGGCGGCGCCGCGGAACCAGGTGACCGAACCGATCCGCGAACCGAGGTCCGGCGTGAAATCGAAATCGGCGAAGCGCGACTTTGCGGCAGGTGCAGGGGCAGCCGCATACGGAATCGCAACCGATCCGCCGCCGACATCCAGCTCATGGTCATTGCGCAGGAACAAGGCGCGCTGCCCCCAAAAGTCGTCAGTGATGCCGACACCCCCGGCACGGGTGCGATCACTGTGTAAGGCAGGGTTTAAAGTCAAATTAAGTAGCCCCTTGGGCGCGCTCCCGTGCGACGACTTGTGCCACAGCAAAGATGAAGGGAAGCTTTCACCAAATTCGCTAACCAATCTCATATGCTTAGAGCGATTCGGCAACAGAGGGGTGTTGCGTAAGGGACGACTCGGAACGATGTTCCGCTTAGTTATGAGTCGGTTCGCGCGTTCTCCCGTCACTGCGGTCCTTGGTCCCACCAACACCGGCAAGACCCATCTCGCGGTCGAGCGGATGTGCGGTCATGCCAGCGGCATGATCGGCTTCCCGCTGCGATTGCTGGCGCGCGAAGTCTATGACCGGGTGGTGCGGATCAAGGGCGCGGAGCAGGTCGCCTTGATCACCGGCGAAGAGAAGATACTACCGCCCAAGGCGCGCTGGTTCCTGTGCACCGCGGAATCGATGCCGCTGGAGCGGGAAACGGCGTTCGTCGCCCTCGACGAGGCGCAGATCGGCGCGGATCCCGAGCGCGGGCATGTCTTCACCGACCGGCTGCTGCGTGCGCGGGGCCGCGAGGAGACGATGATCCTCGGTTCGGATTCGCTGCGCCCGATGCTCAAGGCGCTGGTCCCCGATGCCGAGATCGTCGGGCGGCCGCGCTTCTCGACGCTGAGCTATGCCGGGGCGAAGAAGATTTCCCGCCTGCCGCGCCGTTCGGCGATCGTCGCGTTCAGCGCCGAGGAAGTCTATGCCGTGGCCGAGACGCTGCGCCGGCTGCGCGGCGGCGCGGCGGTGGTGATGGGCGCGCTTTCCCCCCGCACCCGCAACGCGCAGGTCGAGATGTTCCAGGCCGGCGAAGTCGATTATCTCGTCGCCACAGACGCGATCGGCATGGGGCTGAACATGGACGTCCACCATGTCGCCTTCGCCAGCCTCCACAAGTTCGACGGGCGCCGCCAGCGCCGCCTGACCATCGCCGAGATGGCGCAGATCGCCGGGCGGGCGGGGCGGCACCAGAAGGACGGGAGCTTCGGCGCGCTAAACGAACAGGGGCCGGACAGCTTCACGCCCGAGGAAGTGCTGGCGATCGAAGCGCATCAGGTGCCGCGGCTCGAGCATCTCTACTGGCGCGAAGGGGAGCCCGATTTCGCCAGCATCGAGGATCTGATCGGCAGCCTGGAGCGCAAGCCCGACAGCCCCGTGTTGCGCGCCGCGCCCGAAGCAGTCGATCTCGCCGTGCTCAAGCGGCTGGCGGGCGAGGACTGGGTGCGCCAGCGGGTGCGCGATCCGCGCATGGTCGCGCGGCTCTGGTCGGCATGCGGCCTGCCCGATTTCCGCAAGCTGGGCGCCGACCCCCATGCCCGCTTCGTCGGGCGCATCTTCGGCCATCTGAGCGAAGGGCGCGGCCATATCCCGCACCAATGGTTCGCCGACGAGATCGCCCGGCTCGACAATATGGGCGGCGATGTCGAGACGCTGGCCGGGCGGATCGCCGCGGCGCGCAGCTGGGCCTATATCGCCCATCGCGCCGACTGGCTGGAGAACCCGTTCCACTGGGCCGAGCGCACCCGCGCGATCGAGGAGAAACTGTCCGACGCGCTCCACGCCAGCCTGACCCAGCGCTTCGTCGACAAGCGGACCACGGTGCTGCTGCGCCAGATCGGCGCGGACGCGTCGAACCTGCCGGTCGAGATCGGGCCCGAGGGCGAAGTCAGCGTCGAGGAGCATGTGCTGGGGACGCTGGAGGGATTTCGCTTCACGGTGACGCCCGACGCTCGCGCCAGCGACAAGAGGATGCTGCTGGCGGCAGCGGAGAAACGGCTGGCGAGCGAATTGCGCAAGCGCGGCGCAGCGTTGCTGGAGGCGGAGGACCGCGAACTGTCGTTCGACGGGCAAGCGCTGGTGTGGCGCGGCGTCGCGGTCGCCCGGCTCACCCCCGGGCCCAGCCTGGTCCGTCCGAAGATCCTGCTCGACCGCGCCCTGGACGTGCTCGACGCGCAGGCGCGATCGGCGATCCAGGCGCGGCTCGACCGCTGGTTTGCGGCGCATCTCGCGCGCCATCTGCCGGTGCTCGCCAAGCTCGACGCCGCGACCCGCGACCCGCAAGCCGGGGCGCCGCTGCGCGCCATCGCAGGCGCGCTGATCGAAGCGGGCGGGCTGTTGCCGCGCCGCGCAGCGGGGCAGATGGTCGAAGCGCTCGATCCGCAGGCGCGCAAGGCGCTGCGCGCGATGGGCGTCACCATCGGGACGCTCGACCTGTTCGCCCCGGCCCTGCTCAAGCCCGCCGCGGCGCGCTGGCGGCGGATGCTGATGGGTCTTGGCGTGGCGCCGCGCGACGGGGCGACGGTGTTGCCGCGCAATGCGCCGGGTGCCGGCCTCGATCATGGCTACCGGCCGCTGGGCGCGCAGGCGGTGCGCGTCGATCTGGTCGAGCGCATCGCCCGCGCCGCCCATGACAGCAGGAGGGGCCGCAAGCCCTTCGCCCCCGATCCGGCGCTGGCCACGTCGATGGGGCTTCAGCCCGAGACGTTCGCGCGGCTGATGGCGCAGCTCGGCTTCCGCACCGCGCGCGGCGCCGAGGGACAGCCGCCACGCTGGATCTGGCAGGGCCTGACGCCACAGGCCGCGCCCAAGGCCGCGCCGAAGGACAATGCCTTCGCCGCGCTGGCCGAACTCGGGATCGGCAAGTGAGCGGCGAGACGATGCGGATCGACCGCTTCCTGTGGTTCGTCCGGCTGGCGAAGACGCGCAACTGGGCGCAGGATCTGGCCGAGGGCGGTCGTCTGCGCATCGACGGCCGCCGCATCGATCGCGCCCATGCGCCGGTGCGCGTGGGGAATATCATCGCGTTCGTCGGGCACGACCGGCGGGTGAAAGTGATCCGCGTCGAAGCGCTTCCCGCCCGTCGTGGACCACCGGCGGAAGCCCAGGCCTGCTATCAGCAACTCGTAACCGGCGAGTCCTGAGCCGTTTCAGCGTTGCCGAAACGGGGCCCGCACCGGCCCGCTCCCCCATCGGGCCACCCGACGGAAGGCTATTCTATGGGTGGCCGGGTGGGGGAGCGGGCCGGTGCCGACACGGCATAGCCGACAAGACGCTAAAGCTGAGAACGTCTCGCAGGAAGGTCCTATTGATTGACGCGTCGGAATCGCAGGCATAGCAGGAGCCTGATTTTCGCGCTTTAGGGGCCTTTCTCCATGACCTACGTCGTCACCGATGCCTGCATCCGCTGCAAGTATATGGACTGCGTCGAGGTGTGTCCGGTCGACTGCTTCTATGAAGGCGAGAACATGCTCGTCATCAATCCCAGCGAGTGCATCGATTGTGGCGTGTGCGAGCCCGAATGCCCCGCCGAGGCGATCCTTCCGGATACCGAGAACGGCCTGGAAAAGTGGCTGGAGCTCAACAAGACCTATTCGGAGGAATGGCCGAACGTGACCCAGAAGGGCGACGTTCCCGCCGATGCCGACGAAATGAAGGACGTGAAGGACAAGTTCGAGAAGTTCTTCTCGCCCGAGCCCGGCACCGGCAGCTGATCCGCGCGCGCTCGCGGCGCGCCCCCGATCCGGTCGAATCCTCCGAGGCCCGGCGATAAATCCGCCGGAATGCGCAGATTTCTGTGTGTATCAGCGTCGTAACGCTGGTAATTTTATTGCAATCGTGTTAAATACCCTGAGACGGAGGTAGATTCGCCCTCCGCCCGGAGAACGCAATACATATGCCCCGTTCAGCAAGCTCGCCGCGCCTGCCGCGTCCGGGCTTTGCCGCATTCACCCGGGGCCTGTAAATTCACGGAAAGGCTGTACGCATTATGGCTGCCAAGGCGCTGTCCTTCGACGTCGGCGATTATGTCGTTTACCCCAAGCACGGCGTTGGCCGTGTGATCGAGCTTCAGAAACAGGAAATCGCGGGCATGCAGCTTGAGCTGTATGTGCTGCGCTTCGAAAAGGAAAAGATGACCCTGCGCGTTCCGACCAACAAGGCGGAAAGCGTCGGCATGCGCAAGCTCTCCAGCGACAAGACGCTTCGCGAAGCGCTCGACACGCTCAAGGGCAAGCCCAAGGTCAAGCGCACCATGTGGTCGCGCCGCGCCCAGGAATATGAAGCGAAGATCAATTCGGGCGACCTCGTGTCGATCGCCGAAGTGGTCCGCGACCTGTTCCGCGCCGACGACCAGCCCGAGCAGAGCTATTCGGAGCGCCAGATCTTCGAAGCGGCCGCGAGCCGCCTCGCCCGCGAACTCGCGGCGATGGAAGAGATTGACGAGCCGGCCGCGCTCGAAAAGCTCCTGGAAATCCTGCGCAAGGCCGCGGTGACCTGGAACAAGGACAAGGTGCCCGCATAAGCGCGGTTTCACCGGACTTTCCGGAAAGGGGCGACGGAGCGATCCGCCGCCCCTTTTCTTTGCCCGCGAACAAGTGTATTGGTTATGCAATACAGTTGAAACGGGAGGATCGACCATGCGCATTCTGCTTCTCGCCGCCGCGCTCGTGCCGCTGGCCGGCTGCCATGCGAGCTGGGATCATGACGGCGCGAGCCAGGGCAACGGCACCAGCCATGCCAGCCGCGACGCGATTCCGGCGCAGGGCACCGGCGGCGCGCGCACCTTCGCCGCGAAGGACTTCACCGAAGTCGAGCTGTTCGGCCCCGACAATGTCGACGTGAAATACGGCGAAACCTTCTCGGTCCGCGCCGAGGGCGATGCGAAGATGCTCGACGAACTCGACATCACCGTCCGCAACGGCACGCTGCGCATCGGCCGCAAGAGCCAGGGCTGGGGCTGGAACCGGTCGGACGGCGCCGCGGTGCGCGTGACGGTGACCCTGCCCAAGCTGACCGGCGCCAAGCTGACCGGATCGGGCGACCTGAACGCCGACAAGGGCGAAGGCGATTTCGACGCCGAACTGACCGGTTCGGGCAATCTGACCA harbors:
- a CDS encoding helicase-related protein; its protein translation is MSRFARSPVTAVLGPTNTGKTHLAVERMCGHASGMIGFPLRLLAREVYDRVVRIKGAEQVALITGEEKILPPKARWFLCTAESMPLERETAFVALDEAQIGADPERGHVFTDRLLRARGREETMILGSDSLRPMLKALVPDAEIVGRPRFSTLSYAGAKKISRLPRRSAIVAFSAEEVYAVAETLRRLRGGAAVVMGALSPRTRNAQVEMFQAGEVDYLVATDAIGMGLNMDVHHVAFASLHKFDGRRQRRLTIAEMAQIAGRAGRHQKDGSFGALNEQGPDSFTPEEVLAIEAHQVPRLEHLYWREGEPDFASIEDLIGSLERKPDSPVLRAAPEAVDLAVLKRLAGEDWVRQRVRDPRMVARLWSACGLPDFRKLGADPHARFVGRIFGHLSEGRGHIPHQWFADEIARLDNMGGDVETLAGRIAAARSWAYIAHRADWLENPFHWAERTRAIEEKLSDALHASLTQRFVDKRTTVLLRQIGADASNLPVEIGPEGEVSVEEHVLGTLEGFRFTVTPDARASDKRMLLAAAEKRLASELRKRGAALLEAEDRELSFDGQALVWRGVAVARLTPGPSLVRPKILLDRALDVLDAQARSAIQARLDRWFAAHLARHLPVLAKLDAATRDPQAGAPLRAIAGALIEAGGLLPRRAAGQMVEALDPQARKALRAMGVTIGTLDLFAPALLKPAAARWRRMLMGLGVAPRDGATVLPRNAPGAGLDHGYRPLGAQAVRVDLVERIARAAHDSRRGRKPFAPDPALATSMGLQPETFARLMAQLGFRTARGAEGQPPRWIWQGLTPQAAPKAAPKDNAFAALAELGIGK
- a CDS encoding S4 domain-containing protein, translated to MRIDRFLWFVRLAKTRNWAQDLAEGGRLRIDGRRIDRAHAPVRVGNIIAFVGHDRRVKVIRVEALPARRGPPAEAQACYQQLVTGES
- the fdxA gene encoding ferredoxin FdxA; protein product: MTYVVTDACIRCKYMDCVEVCPVDCFYEGENMLVINPSECIDCGVCEPECPAEAILPDTENGLEKWLELNKTYSEEWPNVTQKGDVPADADEMKDVKDKFEKFFSPEPGTGS
- a CDS encoding CarD family transcriptional regulator codes for the protein MAAKALSFDVGDYVVYPKHGVGRVIELQKQEIAGMQLELYVLRFEKEKMTLRVPTNKAESVGMRKLSSDKTLREALDTLKGKPKVKRTMWSRRAQEYEAKINSGDLVSIAEVVRDLFRADDQPEQSYSERQIFEAAASRLARELAAMEEIDEPAALEKLLEILRKAAVTWNKDKVPA
- a CDS encoding head GIN domain-containing protein; the encoded protein is MRILLLAAALVPLAGCHASWDHDGASQGNGTSHASRDAIPAQGTGGARTFAAKDFTEVELFGPDNVDVKYGETFSVRAEGDAKMLDELDITVRNGTLRIGRKSQGWGWNRSDGAAVRVTVTLPKLTGAKLTGSGDLNADKGEGDFDAELTGSGNLTIAALTGGNVDLEATGSGDIKISGTATRIEADVMGSGDIDARGLAATAAKVDIMGSGSVYGTVKGEAKVSIMGSGDAELSGGAKCNSSIMGSGEAKCS